The following proteins come from a genomic window of Flavobacterium eburneipallidum:
- a CDS encoding aceric acid hydrolase has protein sequence MKKNIILLSAVLFSTAFVAQNKGLVANSESPYSKLQSVNLQDVKWTNGFWKEQFDVEAKNTLPYMWDLYHNDSISHAYKNFEIAAGESKGTFKGPSFHDGDFYKIFEGMAATYAVTKDKKLDTEMDKAIALFAKTQRKDGYLHTPVLIDERWGTLGPEEVKRQLGFEKYNMGHLMTAACIHYRATGKTNFLNVAKGVADFLYDFYKKASPELARNAICPSHYMGIVEMYRTTKNPKYLELANNLIDIRGTTNDGTDDNQDRIPFRKQTTAMGHAVRANYLYAGVADLYAETGEKKLLDNLESIWDDVTYRKMYITGACGSLYDGVSPDGTSYNPTDVQKIHQAYGRPFQLPNATAHTETCANIGNVLWNWRMLQITADAKYADIVELALYNSVLSGISLEGKDFFYNNPLNVSKDLPFKQRWSKEREGYIALSNCCAPNVTRTIAEISNYAYNFSKEGLYVNLYGSNNLNSTTLSGEKIEVEQQTNYPWDGKISLKIVKSPKDVYAFLLRIPGWSQGTTISVNGKNVDDVITSGSYQKIAQKWKKGDVIELNIPMPVELMQANPLVEEVKNQVAVKRGPIVYCLESNELPANVKVNDVILNLNSKFTTDFIKIDNRQLLSITASSSIAPDNSWDKKLYKPISTKDNKEYNIKLIPYFAWGNKGKGEMSVWLSH, from the coding sequence ATGAAAAAGAACATCATTCTATTATCGGCGGTACTTTTTTCTACAGCTTTTGTGGCTCAAAATAAAGGCTTGGTAGCCAATTCAGAAAGTCCGTATTCCAAATTGCAGAGTGTCAATTTACAAGATGTAAAATGGACAAATGGCTTCTGGAAAGAACAATTTGATGTGGAAGCCAAAAATACTTTGCCGTATATGTGGGATTTGTATCATAACGATTCGATTTCACACGCCTATAAAAATTTTGAAATTGCAGCTGGCGAAAGTAAAGGAACTTTCAAAGGACCTTCTTTTCACGACGGGGATTTTTACAAGATTTTCGAAGGAATGGCAGCCACTTATGCCGTAACCAAAGACAAGAAATTGGATACCGAAATGGACAAAGCCATTGCACTTTTTGCCAAAACACAACGCAAAGATGGCTATTTGCACACGCCCGTTTTAATTGACGAACGTTGGGGAACTTTGGGGCCTGAAGAAGTGAAAAGACAGTTGGGTTTCGAGAAATACAATATGGGACATTTGATGACTGCGGCCTGTATTCATTATCGTGCCACAGGGAAAACGAATTTCTTGAATGTTGCCAAAGGCGTTGCCGATTTCTTGTATGATTTTTACAAAAAAGCATCGCCAGAATTAGCACGAAATGCCATTTGTCCTTCACATTATATGGGAATTGTCGAAATGTATCGCACGACGAAGAATCCAAAATACCTGGAATTGGCCAATAATCTAATTGACATTCGAGGAACGACCAATGACGGAACCGACGACAATCAGGACAGAATTCCGTTCCGAAAGCAAACCACTGCAATGGGTCACGCTGTGAGAGCGAATTATTTGTATGCTGGTGTAGCCGATTTGTATGCGGAAACGGGAGAGAAAAAATTATTGGACAATCTGGAATCGATTTGGGATGACGTTACTTATCGAAAAATGTACATAACGGGTGCTTGCGGTTCTTTGTACGACGGTGTTTCGCCGGACGGAACTTCATACAATCCAACCGATGTGCAAAAAATTCATCAAGCTTACGGAAGACCTTTCCAGTTGCCGAATGCCACGGCTCATACCGAAACTTGCGCCAATATCGGAAACGTGTTGTGGAATTGGAGAATGCTTCAGATTACCGCCGACGCCAAATATGCCGATATCGTGGAGTTGGCTTTGTACAACAGCGTGTTGTCGGGAATCAGTTTGGAAGGAAAAGATTTTTTCTATAACAATCCGTTGAATGTTTCCAAGGATTTGCCTTTCAAACAACGTTGGAGCAAAGAACGCGAAGGTTATATTGCTTTATCCAATTGCTGTGCACCCAACGTGACCAGAACCATTGCCGAGATTAGCAATTACGCTTATAATTTTTCGAAAGAAGGATTGTATGTGAATTTGTACGGAAGCAATAATCTGAATTCTACTACACTTTCGGGAGAAAAAATTGAAGTTGAACAACAGACGAATTATCCTTGGGACGGAAAAATCAGCTTGAAAATCGTGAAATCCCCGAAAGATGTTTACGCTTTCCTGTTGAGAATTCCGGGTTGGAGCCAGGGAACCACTATTTCGGTGAATGGTAAAAATGTTGATGATGTAATTACTTCGGGTTCCTACCAAAAAATAGCCCAAAAATGGAAAAAAGGAGATGTCATCGAATTGAATATCCCGATGCCTGTTGAATTGATGCAAGCCAATCCATTGGTGGAAGAAGTCAAAAATCAGGTTGCTGTAAAACGTGGACCAATAGTGTATTGCTTGGAATCGAATGAACTTCCTGCGAATGTAAAAGTGAACGATGTGATTTTGAATCTAAATTCAAAATTCACTACCGATTTTATCAAAATCGACAACCGTCAATTGTTGAGTATAACGGCAAGTTCGTCCATAGCTCCAGATAATTCTTGGGATAAAAAGTTGTACAAACCCATTTCGACCAAAGACAATAAAGAATATAACATAAAATTGATTCCTTATTTTGCGTGGGGAAATAAGGGTAAAGGCGAAATGTCTGTTTGGTTGTCGCATTGA
- a CDS encoding alpha/beta hydrolase encodes MKKAITFLLLLAIGQINAQEFMPLWTKGKMPNSKGLVVKDSINNERVMQVGMPGIHAFFTSIQENKGAAVLIIPGGGYHHLSYNISGFQLAKWFNTIGINAFVLTHRLPISPDLKEREKAPLQDAERAMRIIRKNATAWKIDANKIGVMGCSAGGHLAASLGTIKDDFAKVGDELDGFSFQPNFMILVSPVIDMGILGHKGSTENLLGPNPSAELIKKYSLQFQVSDYTPPTFMAHAFNDKVVSPKNSLLFYDALLSNKIPSSLHIFNQGGHAIALRNNPGSTNIWTAICEEWLTEINILKK; translated from the coding sequence ATGAAAAAAGCAATAACATTTCTGTTGCTATTGGCAATAGGTCAAATTAATGCACAAGAATTTATGCCGCTTTGGACAAAAGGCAAGATGCCCAATTCCAAAGGATTGGTCGTAAAAGACAGCATCAATAATGAGCGTGTAATGCAGGTGGGAATGCCAGGTATTCACGCTTTTTTCACATCCATACAAGAGAATAAAGGAGCAGCGGTTTTGATAATTCCGGGCGGAGGCTACCATCATTTGTCTTATAATATCAGTGGATTTCAATTGGCAAAATGGTTCAACACCATTGGAATTAATGCTTTCGTGTTGACACATCGATTACCGATTTCACCAGACCTCAAAGAAAGAGAGAAAGCACCGCTGCAAGATGCCGAAAGAGCGATGCGAATAATTCGCAAAAATGCAACTGCTTGGAAAATAGATGCCAATAAAATTGGCGTTATGGGTTGTTCGGCAGGAGGACATTTGGCGGCAAGCCTTGGAACAATCAAAGATGATTTTGCCAAAGTAGGGGATGAATTGGATGGTTTTTCTTTTCAACCCAATTTCATGATTTTGGTGTCTCCGGTAATCGACATGGGAATTTTGGGACACAAGGGAAGCACTGAAAATTTGCTTGGACCCAATCCATCTGCAGAATTGATTAAAAAATATTCGCTACAATTTCAGGTAAGCGATTATACGCCACCCACTTTTATGGCTCACGCTTTCAATGATAAAGTGGTGTCACCAAAAAACAGTTTGTTGTTTTATGACGCTTTATTGTCAAACAAAATTCCTTCGAGTTTGCACATTTTCAATCAAGGTGGTCACGCGATTGCTTTAAGAAATAATCCAGGTTCCACAAATATATGGACTGCTATTTGTGAAGAGTGGCTGACGGAAATAAATATCCTGAAAAAATAA
- a CDS encoding pectinesterase family protein: MKRILILLLSLSSILSSAQTMENLFELTVAQDGSGNFKTIQEAINNVRDHAEIRVTIIIKPGIYNEKVVIPFFKRNITLKGLDKEKTLITYNDYSGKPFRGIDITGNPKFSTYTSYTLLVQGNDCSVENLTIENTAGKVGQAVALHTEGDRLVFKNCSILGNQDTLYLAKGGTRNYFENCYINGTTDFIFGAATVYFYNCTIESLTNSYVTAASTTQQDAHGFVFVDCKLTAKDTSVNKVFLGRPWRPYAQTVFINTEMGSHILAEGWNPWKGDKNFPDKEKTVFYAEHGSKGEGGKDTSKRVAWSHQLKKADLKKYDLGKVFNGWNPKN, translated from the coding sequence ATGAAACGTATTTTAATCCTTTTGCTGTCATTAAGTTCTATCTTATCGTCAGCGCAAACTATGGAGAATTTATTTGAACTAACCGTTGCTCAAGATGGTTCTGGGAATTTCAAAACCATTCAAGAAGCCATCAACAATGTTAGAGATCACGCCGAAATTCGAGTGACAATTATCATTAAACCAGGAATTTATAATGAAAAAGTTGTGATTCCTTTTTTTAAAAGAAATATAACTCTGAAAGGATTGGACAAAGAAAAAACGCTAATTACATACAATGATTATTCTGGAAAACCATTTAGAGGAATTGACATAACAGGAAATCCAAAATTCAGTACTTACACTTCTTACACTTTATTGGTTCAAGGAAATGATTGTTCCGTGGAAAATCTGACTATCGAAAATACCGCTGGAAAAGTAGGTCAAGCAGTGGCATTGCATACTGAAGGGGATCGCTTGGTTTTTAAAAATTGTTCTATTTTAGGAAATCAAGATACTTTATATTTAGCAAAAGGAGGAACCAGAAATTATTTTGAAAACTGCTACATCAACGGAACGACCGATTTTATTTTTGGTGCCGCAACGGTTTATTTTTACAATTGCACCATCGAAAGTTTGACTAATTCTTATGTTACCGCAGCATCTACAACACAGCAAGATGCCCACGGTTTTGTATTCGTTGATTGCAAATTGACTGCAAAAGATACTAGTGTAAATAAAGTTTTCTTGGGAAGACCATGGCGACCTTATGCACAAACAGTTTTCATTAATACTGAAATGGGAAGCCATATTCTTGCTGAAGGTTGGAATCCTTGGAAAGGCGACAAGAATTTCCCAGACAAGGAAAAAACAGTTTTTTATGCTGAACATGGTAGTAAAGGCGAAGGCGGAAAAGATACTTCAAAAAGAGTTGCTTGGTCACACCAACTAAAAAAAGCCGATCTTAAAAAATATGATTTGGGTAAAGTATTCAACGGTTGGAATCCTAAAAATTAA
- a CDS encoding glycoside hydrolase family 28 protein: MNKIFSKELLLFLFCVVAIQVQAQTKPYSWNNLPVITEPVFKKDTINIIKYGAKPDGTFLNTKAINDAISACNANGGGVVLIPNGFWLTGPIKLKSNVNLHLEKNALLLFSKNFDDYKIIEGNYEGVPSAKNESPIMGTNLQNIAITGKGTIDGNGDAWRMVGKNKLTESEWKNKIASGGSVSEDQKIWFPSEKTKKAYYEKPSTLLKPGVKLEDFDPIKDFLRPNLIVLTSCKNVLLEGVVFQNSPAWNVHPLMCENLTMRDLFIKNPDYAQNGDGADIESCKNVLMENCVFDVGDDAICIKSGKDVEGRKRGMPTENMIIRNNTVYSGHGGFVIGSEMSGGARNIFVYDCTFRGTDKGLRFKTTRGRGGVVENIFIRNINMVDIVSEAIFFDMYYWVKSPKQNEVVAVPPVTEETPIFRNIYIDNVVCNGAKKGIFVRGIPEMPVQNIYMENLVLNTDIGVEIKDAKGIYIKNCDFTTKKGKELIYIETSQNISFDTIKSNQSEGTIFNINGESSLDISIKNSTFSENLTKAVFNNKAVAKSLKFNK, from the coding sequence ATGAACAAAATATTTTCCAAGGAGCTTCTTTTGTTCCTTTTTTGTGTAGTTGCGATACAAGTTCAAGCACAAACTAAACCCTATTCTTGGAATAATTTACCAGTAATTACTGAACCTGTGTTCAAAAAGGACACCATCAACATCATCAAATATGGGGCAAAACCAGATGGAACTTTTTTAAATACCAAAGCAATCAATGATGCTATTTCAGCTTGTAATGCCAATGGCGGTGGAGTGGTTTTGATTCCCAATGGCTTTTGGTTAACGGGTCCAATAAAATTGAAAAGCAATGTTAATTTGCATTTAGAAAAAAATGCTCTTTTGTTGTTTTCAAAAAATTTCGACGATTACAAAATTATTGAAGGCAATTACGAAGGCGTTCCATCGGCAAAAAATGAATCGCCAATTATGGGAACTAATTTGCAGAATATAGCCATAACCGGAAAAGGAACTATTGATGGAAACGGTGATGCTTGGCGAATGGTGGGAAAAAATAAATTGACCGAATCCGAGTGGAAAAATAAAATAGCCTCTGGCGGAAGTGTGAGCGAAGACCAAAAAATCTGGTTTCCTTCCGAAAAAACGAAGAAAGCCTATTATGAAAAACCTTCAACTTTACTGAAACCAGGAGTTAAGCTGGAAGATTTTGATCCAATAAAAGATTTTCTTCGTCCTAATTTGATTGTGCTTACCAGTTGTAAAAATGTATTGTTAGAAGGTGTTGTTTTTCAAAATTCTCCCGCTTGGAATGTACATCCATTAATGTGCGAGAATTTGACAATGAGAGATTTGTTTATAAAAAACCCAGATTATGCCCAAAACGGGGATGGAGCAGATATCGAGTCTTGCAAAAATGTATTGATGGAAAATTGCGTTTTTGATGTAGGCGACGATGCCATTTGTATCAAATCAGGTAAAGATGTAGAAGGTAGAAAAAGAGGGATGCCAACAGAAAATATGATTATCAGAAACAATACTGTTTATAGCGGTCACGGAGGTTTTGTGATTGGTAGCGAAATGTCGGGTGGAGCTAGAAATATCTTCGTTTACGATTGTACTTTTAGAGGAACTGACAAAGGACTTCGTTTTAAAACCACTAGAGGAAGAGGTGGAGTGGTCGAAAATATCTTCATCAGAAACATCAATATGGTTGATATTGTTAGCGAAGCTATTTTCTTTGATATGTATTATTGGGTAAAATCTCCAAAACAAAATGAAGTGGTTGCAGTGCCTCCAGTTACGGAAGAAACGCCAATTTTTAGAAATATTTATATAGACAATGTGGTGTGTAATGGCGCTAAAAAAGGAATCTTTGTGAGAGGTATTCCAGAAATGCCAGTACAAAATATTTATATGGAAAATTTGGTTCTGAATACTGACATTGGTGTTGAAATCAAAGATGCTAAAGGAATTTACATCAAGAATTGTGACTTTACCACCAAGAAAGGAAAAGAATTGATTTACATCGAAACGAGTCAAAATATCTCTTTCGATACGATAAAAAGCAATCAATCCGAAGGGACTATTTTTAACATCAATGGTGAAAGCAGTTTGGATATTAGTATTAAAAATTCGACTTTTTCAGAGAATTTGACCAAGGCAGTTTTTAATAATAAAGCTGTTGCAAAATCATTGAAATTCAATAAATAA
- a CDS encoding rhamnogalacturonan acetylesterase, translated as MMKNYKRLLVAFVSILVLSAFNPKPKVTTIYLIGDSTVADYSLEENYQTKRFPLVGWGQMFQPFFQKDSLKQLTTILGNAKEVKIDDRAKGGRSTRTFFQEGRWAEVYKSLQKGDIVMMQFGHNDASVEKTERYVDIQGYKEFLRLFINQTREKGATPIVMTPVARNYPWKDGKLTNVHGEYPQAAKDVAKELNVKLIDLNELSIAFFTSKGQEYVTKNYFMTFEAGLYEAYPNGQKDNTHFQTEGGKEVAKLVFNAMKKL; from the coding sequence ATGATGAAAAATTATAAAAGGCTATTAGTTGCTTTTGTATCTATATTGGTTTTAAGTGCTTTTAATCCAAAACCTAAAGTGACCACAATTTACTTAATCGGAGACTCTACTGTAGCCGATTACTCATTAGAAGAAAATTATCAAACCAAAAGATTTCCTTTGGTGGGTTGGGGACAAATGTTTCAACCCTTTTTTCAAAAAGACAGTTTGAAACAGCTTACGACTATTTTAGGCAATGCCAAAGAAGTAAAAATCGACGATAGAGCCAAAGGAGGGAGAAGCACCAGAACCTTTTTTCAAGAAGGTCGTTGGGCTGAAGTATATAAATCCTTGCAAAAAGGTGATATTGTGATGATGCAATTTGGGCATAATGATGCATCTGTAGAAAAAACCGAACGTTATGTTGATATTCAAGGGTATAAAGAATTCTTGCGTCTTTTTATCAATCAAACTCGTGAAAAAGGAGCCACCCCAATTGTCATGACTCCGGTTGCCAGAAACTATCCTTGGAAAGACGGTAAGTTAACCAATGTTCACGGAGAATATCCACAAGCAGCCAAAGATGTTGCCAAAGAACTCAACGTAAAATTGATTGATTTGAATGAATTATCGATAGCGTTTTTTACCAGCAAAGGACAAGAATATGTGACCAAAAATTATTTTATGACTTTCGAAGCTGGTTTATATGAAGCTTATCCCAACGGACAAAAAGACAATACCCATTTTCAAACCGAAGGAGGAAAGGAAGTGGCAAAATTGGTTTTCAATGCGATGAAAAAACTTTAA
- a CDS encoding SusC/RagA family TonB-linked outer membrane protein — MKQTIKQVCGVLLFMLLSLSGFAQNADGGKIITGNVVDNTGIGIPGVNVIEKGTKNGVTTDMDGRYKITVKNGSILTFAFIGMDRIEKPVGNSSTINVTMKEDATQLDDVVIVGYGAQKRGNLTASVVTIKPDDIKDLPVSNLAEALRGLSPGVNVNNANGSSRPGGAATINIRQSFGFTNATALFSVPLIVIDDMVQIDPATGRTTQEAFDRLDPSEIESITILKDGSAAIYGSRASQGAIIVKTKRGKEGKAKLSYYSQFAVNDAVSHQKTMSAYEHGVWKNRFLRSNLDANQAKYFSDAELEQMKGLDYDWLKKAWRAATQQRHVLNVSGGTDKATYFAGINFYTQGANLGEQDYKRWNFRTGTTVKVTDNLEFSASVSGSSTDTQKSFTKASANLNDSSFGSLSSGEQADYMYLLHMPKYIPWETTVAGKEYWLSPFARTDVNLGSANNRGTIAGWNYFAALDAGKQIDEDFSYNVNLNLTYKVPFIKGMSIKGSYARSQSASHTEQVQLPFDLARIRNYETVGNHLAGAADPTFYDVVTNPNGDYILDTNSAQSRVYYTSDLDKMIQTNLFVNYNRTFGDHSIDGMVGVERSELNNKNVRLAYEGTGKDYLGDYATAGPISTNSTATKVESGNLSYLGRLNYSFKDKYLLSLIFRSDASTKFAPQNYWGFFPGAQVGWVVSKEKWFSENVSWVDNLKFRYSIGKTGKDAINPWLWQQLYEPIVDKGAQFGNLGGTLGTGITPRITPNADVRWDASVKQNYGIDLALLNNRLQITADYYYNKSTDMLVSLASIVGTPISVGGGLAERNYAAVDDWGTEFSVNWNDRIKENFSYNVGVNFGFTNNEVQTYPLSALALPSANVIREGQSLIFPSWGFRTWKGTSSGDGILRTDEDVTNYWNYLTANATAAGGTPSYVGNITNVSNMRKGMLAYEDVGGVFNTATGVQAAADGKIATGEDYVKLVNKNRTYGFTTNLGFKYHSFYFKSQIATSWGGYNAIDLIRQGTGSAHNDWSHEVFWTDMYDATTNPNGKYPNMYQGANFNPSDFWQLNNFRCVVRNLSIGFAVPKEALKTIKVDGLNFGITGQNLWDLYNPYPNKYRNMYDDSSTKYPTLRTWSLSINVAF, encoded by the coding sequence ATGAAACAAACTATTAAACAGGTATGTGGGGTACTGTTATTTATGCTGTTAAGTTTGTCGGGTTTTGCTCAAAATGCCGATGGAGGAAAAATTATAACAGGTAATGTAGTCGATAACACAGGTATTGGGATACCAGGAGTGAATGTAATCGAAAAAGGAACTAAAAATGGCGTAACAACCGATATGGATGGTCGTTATAAAATTACAGTAAAGAATGGATCAATTCTTACATTTGCATTTATAGGAATGGACAGAATAGAAAAACCAGTTGGTAATTCATCAACTATTAATGTAACAATGAAAGAAGATGCAACACAACTTGATGATGTTGTAATTGTTGGATATGGAGCGCAAAAAAGAGGTAATCTTACGGCATCTGTTGTTACAATAAAACCAGATGACATTAAAGATCTGCCTGTTTCTAATTTAGCAGAAGCTTTAAGAGGATTGTCTCCTGGAGTAAATGTGAACAATGCAAATGGATCTAGCCGTCCGGGTGGAGCTGCTACTATTAATATTCGTCAATCTTTTGGGTTTACAAATGCTACTGCATTATTTAGTGTTCCTTTGATTGTAATTGATGATATGGTGCAAATTGATCCAGCAACGGGTAGAACTACACAAGAAGCATTCGATAGATTAGATCCTTCAGAAATTGAAAGTATTACTATTTTGAAAGACGGTTCGGCAGCGATATATGGTTCTCGTGCTTCTCAAGGTGCTATTATTGTTAAAACCAAAAGAGGAAAAGAAGGTAAAGCAAAACTTTCTTATTATTCTCAATTTGCTGTGAATGATGCGGTAAGTCATCAGAAAACAATGAGTGCTTATGAGCATGGTGTTTGGAAAAACAGATTTTTGAGATCTAATTTAGATGCGAATCAAGCTAAATATTTTTCTGATGCTGAATTAGAACAAATGAAAGGGTTAGATTATGACTGGTTGAAAAAAGCATGGAGAGCAGCGACTCAACAAAGACATGTGCTTAATGTAAGTGGTGGTACGGATAAAGCAACTTATTTTGCAGGTATTAATTTTTATACCCAAGGAGCAAATTTAGGAGAACAAGATTATAAGAGATGGAATTTCCGTACAGGTACTACTGTTAAAGTTACAGATAATTTAGAGTTTTCAGCTTCGGTTTCTGGAAGTTCAACCGATACTCAAAAATCATTTACAAAGGCTTCTGCAAACTTAAATGATAGTAGTTTTGGTTCTCTTTCTTCAGGAGAACAAGCAGATTATATGTATTTATTGCACATGCCAAAATATATTCCTTGGGAAACGACTGTGGCTGGTAAAGAATATTGGCTATCTCCGTTTGCACGTACCGATGTTAATTTAGGAAGTGCTAATAATAGAGGTACTATTGCGGGTTGGAATTATTTTGCTGCATTAGATGCAGGTAAACAAATAGATGAGGATTTTTCATACAACGTAAATTTGAATTTGACTTACAAAGTACCTTTTATCAAAGGAATGTCTATTAAAGGAAGTTATGCTAGAAGTCAGTCTGCTTCTCATACAGAACAAGTTCAATTGCCTTTTGATTTGGCTAGAATAAGAAACTATGAAACAGTTGGTAATCATTTAGCAGGAGCTGCTGATCCAACATTTTATGATGTTGTAACTAACCCAAATGGGGATTATATTTTAGATACCAATAGCGCACAATCAAGAGTTTATTATACTTCTGATTTGGATAAAATGATTCAGACAAATCTTTTTGTTAATTACAATAGAACTTTTGGTGATCATAGTATTGATGGAATGGTGGGTGTTGAACGTTCGGAGCTAAATAATAAAAATGTACGTTTAGCTTATGAGGGAACGGGAAAAGACTATTTAGGAGATTATGCTACAGCAGGACCTATAAGTACTAATTCAACAGCGACAAAAGTAGAGTCAGGTAATCTTTCTTATTTAGGACGTTTAAATTATAGTTTCAAGGATAAGTACTTATTATCACTAATTTTCAGAAGCGATGCTTCTACAAAATTTGCTCCGCAAAATTATTGGGGCTTTTTCCCTGGAGCACAAGTAGGTTGGGTTGTGTCTAAAGAGAAATGGTTTTCTGAAAATGTATCATGGGTAGATAATTTAAAATTCCGTTATTCAATTGGAAAAACAGGAAAAGATGCTATCAATCCTTGGCTTTGGCAGCAATTATATGAACCAATTGTGGATAAAGGTGCTCAATTTGGAAATTTAGGCGGTACATTAGGAACAGGTATAACACCTCGTATTACGCCAAATGCAGATGTTCGTTGGGATGCTAGTGTGAAGCAAAATTATGGGATAGATTTGGCTTTGTTAAATAATAGATTACAAATAACTGCTGATTATTATTATAATAAATCAACTGATATGTTGGTAAGTTTAGCAAGTATTGTTGGAACTCCAATTTCAGTAGGAGGAGGGTTAGCAGAACGTAATTATGCAGCTGTCGATGATTGGGGTACAGAATTTTCTGTGAATTGGAATGACAGAATCAAAGAGAATTTTAGTTATAATGTCGGGGTTAACTTTGGTTTTACTAATAATGAAGTACAAACTTATCCACTTTCTGCTCTAGCGCTTCCATCTGCAAATGTTATTCGTGAAGGTCAATCGTTAATTTTTCCTTCATGGGGATTCAGAACTTGGAAAGGAACTTCTTCAGGAGACGGTATCCTTCGTACGGATGAAGATGTTACCAACTATTGGAATTATTTGACAGCAAATGCAACAGCTGCTGGGGGAACTCCTAGTTATGTTGGTAATATCACAAATGTTAGCAATATGAGAAAAGGGATGTTAGCTTATGAAGATGTTGGAGGTGTATTTAATACTGCTACTGGTGTTCAAGCTGCAGCTGATGGAAAGATTGCAACAGGTGAAGATTATGTGAAATTGGTTAATAAAAATAGAACCTATGGATTTACCACAAATCTTGGATTCAAATACCATAGTTTTTATTTTAAATCACAAATTGCTACTTCTTGGGGAGGTTACAATGCTATTGATTTAATTAGACAAGGAACTGGATCTGCACATAATGATTGGTCACATGAAGTTTTTTGGACAGATATGTATGATGCTACAACGAATCCAAACGGGAAATACCCTAACATGTATCAAGGTGCTAATTTCAACCCATCTGATTTCTGGCAGTTAAATAATTTTAGATGTGTGGTTAGAAATTTATCAATAGGTTTTGCTGTTCCAAAAGAGGCACTAAAAACTATAAAAGTGGACGGTCTTAATTTTGGTATTACAGGTCAAAACCTATGGGATTTGTATAATCCTTATCCTAATAAATACCGCAATATGTATGATGATTCTTCTACAAAGTATCCTACTCTTAGAACTTGGTCATTAAGTATTAATGTTGCATTTTAA